AACTAAAAAAGCAAGAGCCTCAGCCCTTGCTTCTTTCAATTATTTATTTGCTTGTGCTTTTAAGTCTTCGACTTTGTCTGTACGCTCCCATGGAAGGTCAACGTCAGTTCTTCCGAAGTGTCCATAAGCAGCTGTTTGCTTGTAGATCGGACGACGTAAGTCTAACATTTTAATAATTCCAGCTGGACGTAGGTCGAAGTTGCTGCGTACTAGTTCAACTAATACTTCTTCAGAAACTGTTCCAGTTCCGAAAGTATCGATTGAGATTGATACCGGATGTGCTACACCAATTGCATAAGCAAGTTGCACTTCACACTTATCTGCTAAACCAGCAGCTACGATGTTTTTCGCAACGTAACGTGCAGCATATGCAGCAGAACGGTCAACTTTCGTAGCATCTTTACCAGAGAATGCTCCACCACCGTGGCGTGCATATCCTCCGTAAGTATCAACGATAATTTTACGACCAGTTAAACCAGCATCTCCTTGTGGTCCACCGATTACAAAGCGACCAGTTGGGTTAATAAAGAACTTTGTCTTTTCATCAATGTATTCATGCGGTACAACAGGATCAATGACATGTGTACGTAAGTCTTGCTTAATTTGCTCAAGCGTAATTTCTGGATGATGCTGCGTTGAGATAACGATTGCATCAATACGCACGGGCTTGCCATTTTCATCATATTCTACAGTAACTTGAGTTTTACCATCCGGACGTAAGTAATTTACTGTTTCATCCTTACGTACTTCTGATAAACGACGAGATAATTTATGTGCTAATGAAATTGGAAGTGGCATTAATTCCGGTGTTTCATTACAAGCAAAACCGAACATTAATCCTTGATCTCCAGCTCCGATTGACTCGATTGCTTCAT
Above is a window of Lottiidibacillus patelloidae DNA encoding:
- the metK gene encoding methionine adenosyltransferase yields the protein MANISRRLFTSESVTEGHPDKICDQISDGILDAILTHDPNARVAAETSVTTGLVLVAGEITTTTYVDIPKIVRETVREIGYTRAKYGFDADTCAVLTSIDEQSPDIAQGVDVALEDRDGMSDEAIESIGAGDQGLMFGFACNETPELMPLPISLAHKLSRRLSEVRKDETVNYLRPDGKTQVTVEYDENGKPVRIDAIVISTQHHPEITLEQIKQDLRTHVIDPVVPHEYIDEKTKFFINPTGRFVIGGPQGDAGLTGRKIIVDTYGGYARHGGGAFSGKDATKVDRSAAYAARYVAKNIVAAGLADKCEVQLAYAIGVAHPVSISIDTFGTGTVSEEVLVELVRSNFDLRPAGIIKMLDLRRPIYKQTAAYGHFGRTDVDLPWERTDKVEDLKAQANK